From the genome of Bubalus bubalis isolate 160015118507 breed Murrah chromosome 2, NDDB_SH_1, whole genome shotgun sequence, one region includes:
- the SCG2 gene encoding secretogranin-2 has product MAEAKTHWLGAVMSLIPLIFLLSEAEAASFQRNQLLQKEPDLRLENVQRFPSPEMIRALEYIEKLRQQAHKEESSPDYNPYQGVSVPLQQKENGDLPESSRDSLSEDEWMKIIAEALRQAENEPQSAPKENRPYTLNSEKNFPMDMPDDYETQQWAERKLKHMRFPPMYEENSRDNPFKRTNEIVEEQYTPQNLATLESVFQELGKLTGPNSQKRERADEEQKLYTDDEDDIYKANNIAYEDVVGGEDWNPVEEKIESQTQEEVRDSKENADKTEQINDEMKRSGQLSLQDEDLRKESKDQLSDDVSKVITYLKRLVNAAGNGRSQNGQTGERATRLFEKPLDPQSIYQLIEISRNLQIPPEDLIDMLKTGEKPVEPEQELEIPVEPEDISEVDLDHPDLFQNKMLSKNGYPKAPGHAVAEALPEGLSVEDILNLLGMESAANPKPPYFPNQYNREKVLSKLPYGPGRSKANQLPKAVWMPDVENRQMAYENLNDKDQELGEYLARMLVKYPEIMNANPAKRVPSQGSTEDDRQDENQIEQALKEHLSQHSSQETDKLASVSKRLPVGTPKSDDTPNRPYLDEDLLVKVLEYLNQEKAEKGREHIAKRAMENM; this is encoded by the coding sequence ATGGCAGAAGCTAAGACTCACTGGCTTGGAGCAGTCATGTCTCTCATCCCTTTAATTTTCCTCctctctgaagctgaagctgcttCATTTCAGAGAAACCAGCTCCTTCAGAAGGAACCAGATCTCAGATTGGAAAATGTCCAAAGGTTTCCCAGTCCTGAAATGATCAGGGCTTTGGAGTACATAGAAAAGCTCCGACAACAAGCTCACAAAGAAGAAAGCAGCCCAGACTACAACCCCTACCAAGGTGTTTCTGTTCCCCTTCAGCAAAAAGAAAATGGTGACTTGCCAGAAAGTTCGAGGGATTCCCTGAGtgaagatgaatggatgaagataaTAGCTGAAGCTTTGAGACAGGCTGAAAATGAGCCCCAGTCTGCCCCAAAGGAAAACAGGCCTTATACTTTGAATTCAGAAAAGAACTTTCCAATGGACATGCCTGATGATTATGAGACTCAACAGTGGGCAGAGAGAAAGCTCAAGCACATGAGATTCCCTCCTATGTAtgaagagaattccagggacaacCCCTTCAAACGCACAAATGAAATAGTGGAGGAACAATATACTCCTCAAAATCTTGCTACCTTGGAATCTGTCTTCCAAGAGCTGGGGAAACTGACGGGACCAAACAGCCAGAAGCGTGAGAGGGCTGATGAGGAGCAAAAACTTTACACAGATGATGAAGATGATATCTACAAGGCTAATAACATTGCCTATGAAGACGTGGTTGGGGGAGAAGATTGGAACCcagtagaggaaaaaatagagagTCAAACCCAGGAAGAGGTAAGAGACAGCAAAGAGAatgcagacaaaactgagcaaatcAATGATGAAATGAAGCGTTCCGGGCAGCTGAGCCTCCAAGATGAAGATCTCCGGAAAGAGAGTAAAGACCAACTCTCAGATGATGTCTCCAAAGTAATTACCTATCTGAAAAGGTTAGTGAATGCTGCGGGAAATGGGAGGTCCCAGAATGGGCAAACTGGGGAAAGAGCAACCAGGCTCTTTGAGAAACCACTTGATCCTCAATCTATTTATCAGCTGATtgaaatctcaaggaatttacaGATACCCCCTGAAGACTTGATTGACATGCTCAAAACTGGAGAGAAGCCAGTGGAACCAGAGCAGGAACTTGAGATTCCTGTTGAACCTGAAGACATCTCAGAGGTTGACTTAGACCATCCAGATCTGTTCCAAAATAAGATGCTCTCCAAGAATGGCTATCCCAAAGCACCTGGTCATGCTGTGGCAGAGGCCCTACCGGAGGGGCTCAGTGTGGAGGACATTCTAAATCTTTTAGGGATGGAGAGTGCTGCAAATCCAAAGCCTCCATATTTTCCCAATCAGTATAACCGAGAGAAAGTTCTGTCAAAACTGCCCTATGGTCCTGGAAGATCTAAAGCTAACCAGCTCCCCAAAGCTGTCTGGATGCCAGATGTTGAAAATAGACAGATGGCATATGAGAACCTGAATGACAAGGATCAAGAATTAGGAGAATACTTGGCCAGGATGCTGGTTAAATACCCTGAGATCATGAATGCCAACCCAGCGAAGCGAGTTCCCAGTCAAGGTTCAACTGAAGATGATCGACAGGATGAGAACCAAATTGAGCAGGCCCTCAAAGAGCATTTGAGTCAACACAGCTCTCAGGAGACTGACAAACTGGCCTCAGTAAGCAAAAGGCTCCCTGTAGGGACCCCGAAGAGTGATGATACTCCCAACAGACCGTACTTGGATGAAGATCTGTTAGTGAAAGTGCTGGAATACCTCAAccaagaaaaggcagaaaagggaAGGGAGCACATTGCTAAGAGAGCAATGGAAAATATGTAA